The following coding sequences lie in one Maribacter forsetii DSM 18668 genomic window:
- a CDS encoding lactonase family protein yields the protein MNSKVSLLIAIIGLIILNSCKVEESKNEEVLFVGTYTDNGSEGIYKFNLNLGTGELTNQTLVAKIKNPSYISFSPDRNSLYAVSEVDDYKKDDGSITTFRVKDTSLIYVEEQSTHGANPCFVGVSKDGNLVAAANYSGGNVAVYNALENGNLKPSPQVIDHKVLDSTRKAHAHMALFLNGELVVSDLGLDRIKKYTASNNNFVPSDQKELVVAEGAGPRHFVASNDAEFLYVINELKSTITMFQKEEGKYYGKQTYDTVASNFEGESFCADLHLSPDGKFLYGTNRGENTVVIFKVDDTTGKLELVGRASVKGDWPRNFTIDPTGKYVLVANQRSNNIVVFNRDAVNGTLSFVSQVDLPSPVCLKFY from the coding sequence ATGAATAGTAAAGTAAGTTTGCTTATCGCAATTATCGGATTGATTATTTTAAACAGTTGTAAGGTGGAAGAGTCTAAAAACGAAGAGGTCCTTTTCGTAGGAACGTATACGGATAATGGTAGCGAGGGAATATATAAATTCAATTTAAACTTAGGTACTGGCGAATTGACAAACCAAACTTTAGTTGCTAAGATTAAAAACCCATCTTACATATCATTTTCTCCGGATAGAAATTCTTTATATGCCGTAAGCGAAGTAGATGATTATAAAAAGGACGATGGTTCAATTACCACATTCAGAGTAAAGGATACTTCTCTTATATATGTAGAAGAACAATCTACACATGGCGCAAACCCATGTTTTGTAGGTGTTAGTAAAGATGGCAATCTAGTGGCAGCAGCAAACTATTCTGGTGGTAATGTTGCAGTGTATAATGCGTTGGAAAATGGAAATCTAAAACCTTCTCCTCAAGTTATAGATCATAAAGTTTTAGATTCTACTAGGAAAGCTCATGCACATATGGCATTATTCTTAAACGGAGAATTAGTGGTGTCTGATTTAGGTCTTGACCGAATAAAAAAGTACACAGCGTCCAATAATAATTTTGTTCCAAGCGATCAAAAAGAGTTGGTGGTTGCTGAAGGTGCAGGACCAAGACATTTTGTTGCTTCTAATGATGCAGAATTTCTTTATGTAATCAATGAATTAAAGTCTACCATAACAATGTTTCAGAAAGAGGAGGGCAAGTATTACGGTAAGCAAACGTATGATACTGTAGCATCAAATTTTGAAGGTGAGAGTTTTTGTGCCGATCTTCATTTATCACCAGATGGTAAATTTCTATATGGAACAAATAGAGGGGAGAATACAGTAGTAATATTCAAGGTTGATGATACTACCGGAAAATTAGAATTGGTAGGTAGAGCATCTGTTAAGGGCGATTGGCCAAGAAACTTTACTATTGACCCTACTGGTAAATATGTACTGGTAGCAAATCAACGTAGCAACAATATTGTTGTTTTTAATAGAGATGCAGTAAATGGCACTCTAAGTTTTGTAAGCCAAGTTGATTTGCCTAGTCCAGTATGTTTAAAATTCTATTAG
- a CDS encoding SulP family inorganic anion transporter has protein sequence MQKYLNIFDFNQKVDYKNEILAGLTVAMTMIPESLMFAILAGFSPLVGLYGAFIMGLVTAIFGGRPGLISGGAGATVVVLMALMNSHGLEYVFAAVALAGVFQLVVGFLKLGKFIRLVPQPVMFGFVNGLAIIIFMAQMDQFKVGVGDAAVWLTGTTLYTMVGLVLFTIAIIVFVPKLTKAVPASLIGIIVVFLIVYFLDIETKQVVDIINQDTLPGEKLKSLSGSLPSFHIPTIPFTLEAFKIILPYGLIMAAVGLTEGLLTLNLVDEITNTKGNSNRECLAQGGANILNGFFGGMGGCPMIAQTLVNLSAGSRARLSGIIAALTILLIILFGAPVIELVPIAALVGVMVMVSVGTFEWASFKALRRMPRSDIFVMILVTLITVVLHNLALAVLIGVIISALVFAWESAKRIRARKYVDENGVKHYEIYGPLFFGSTTLFNEKFDVQGDPSEVIIDFKESRVSDMSGIEALNKITERYAQVGKKVHLRHLSNDCIRLLAAADDIIDVNVMEDPTYKVMVDKPLSKSKEDEPETKNPFKLWGL, from the coding sequence ATGCAGAAGTACCTCAATATTTTCGATTTCAACCAGAAAGTAGATTACAAAAATGAAATTTTAGCAGGATTAACAGTTGCAATGACAATGATCCCAGAATCATTGATGTTTGCTATTCTTGCTGGGTTTTCGCCATTAGTAGGTTTGTATGGTGCTTTTATCATGGGCTTGGTTACGGCGATTTTTGGTGGAAGACCAGGTTTAATTTCTGGTGGTGCCGGGGCAACGGTAGTTGTACTAATGGCATTAATGAACTCTCATGGTTTAGAATATGTTTTTGCAGCAGTTGCTTTGGCAGGTGTTTTTCAATTGGTCGTTGGTTTTTTAAAGCTTGGAAAATTTATTCGCTTAGTGCCTCAGCCTGTAATGTTTGGGTTTGTTAATGGTTTGGCCATCATTATTTTTATGGCACAAATGGATCAATTTAAAGTAGGCGTAGGCGATGCTGCGGTTTGGTTAACAGGTACAACATTGTATACTATGGTTGGCTTGGTGCTGTTTACCATTGCAATAATCGTTTTTGTTCCCAAACTTACCAAAGCGGTACCGGCTTCATTGATAGGGATCATTGTAGTTTTTCTAATAGTGTATTTTTTAGATATAGAAACCAAACAGGTAGTAGACATTATCAATCAAGATACGTTACCGGGAGAAAAATTGAAGTCGCTTAGCGGATCTCTGCCTTCTTTTCATATCCCGACTATTCCCTTTACCCTTGAAGCCTTTAAGATTATTTTACCTTACGGATTAATAATGGCAGCGGTAGGACTTACCGAAGGGTTGTTAACCTTGAACTTGGTAGATGAGATTACCAATACAAAAGGTAACAGTAACAGAGAGTGTTTGGCACAAGGTGGCGCGAATATTTTGAACGGTTTCTTTGGTGGTATGGGTGGTTGCCCAATGATTGCACAGACTTTGGTAAACCTGTCAGCAGGTTCAAGGGCAAGATTATCTGGTATCATTGCTGCTTTGACCATATTGCTGATTATATTGTTTGGTGCACCGGTAATAGAACTGGTGCCTATTGCGGCATTGGTAGGTGTTATGGTAATGGTTTCTGTTGGTACATTCGAGTGGGCAAGTTTTAAAGCTTTAAGAAGAATGCCAAGGTCAGATATTTTTGTAATGATATTGGTTACTTTAATTACCGTAGTACTTCATAATTTGGCATTAGCGGTATTGATAGGGGTAATTATATCGGCATTGGTATTTGCATGGGAAAGTGCCAAGAGAATTAGAGCAAGAAAATATGTAGATGAAAACGGGGTAAAGCATTATGAAATTTATGGTCCTTTATTCTTTGGCTCAACTACGCTTTTTAATGAAAAATTTGATGTGCAAGGTGATCCAAGTGAGGTGATTATCGATTTTAAAGAAAGCCGTGTATCAGATATGAGTGGTATAGAGGCTTTAAACAAGATTACAGAACGTTATGCTCAAGTGGGTAAAAAAGTTCATTTACGTCACTTGAGTAACGACTGTATACGTTTATTAGCTGCCGCAGATGATATTATAGATGTAAATGTTATGGAAGATCCTACCTACAAGGTGATGGTAGACAAACCTCTTTCAAAATCTAAAGAAGATGAACCCGAAACTAAAAATCCATTTAAGTTGTGGGGGCTATAA
- a CDS encoding phytanoyl-CoA dioxygenase family protein, translating into MQQINNKVEQGNKAHKEIPGNPSTATSSKQKLNDRSNGKPLRVLSEEDWKFWMENGYIVIKNAVPSEQAKATADFLWEFDEKSPTDSSTWYAPPRAEMQMKELTGTGMVEVYNHQHLWNNRQTQRVYDAFVDVWGTEKLWVTIDRANLNFPLPPGVDKKGFIHWDYDPETKPQNVQGVLALADQDDENMGGFQCIPWLYRNYDSWKLTQPEDRDRFQPSLDGLEDKIVKVKMKAGDLLIFNSTEPHGIRPNKSKDKVRIAQYISMMPAEPENEEMRHWRVNSWKNKIAPEGYAFPGDPRKWEQTKYDTAKLSPLGEKLLGLKDW; encoded by the coding sequence ATGCAGCAAATAAACAATAAGGTTGAACAAGGTAATAAAGCGCATAAAGAAATACCAGGAAATCCCTCAACGGCAACAAGCAGTAAGCAAAAATTGAATGATCGATCTAACGGTAAACCACTTCGTGTACTCAGCGAGGAAGATTGGAAATTCTGGATGGAAAATGGATATATCGTAATAAAGAATGCGGTACCCTCAGAGCAAGCAAAAGCTACGGCAGATTTTCTTTGGGAGTTTGATGAAAAGAGTCCTACGGATTCTTCAACATGGTATGCACCACCAAGAGCAGAAATGCAAATGAAAGAGTTGACAGGTACAGGTATGGTTGAGGTTTACAACCATCAACATTTATGGAACAATAGACAAACGCAAAGAGTATATGATGCTTTTGTAGATGTTTGGGGAACAGAAAAACTTTGGGTGACAATAGATAGGGCAAATTTAAATTTTCCGTTACCACCAGGGGTAGATAAGAAAGGATTCATTCATTGGGATTATGACCCTGAGACCAAGCCTCAAAACGTACAAGGAGTATTGGCATTAGCTGACCAAGATGACGAGAATATGGGAGGCTTTCAATGTATACCTTGGTTATACCGTAATTACGATTCCTGGAAATTGACACAGCCAGAAGATAGAGATCGCTTTCAGCCATCGTTAGATGGTTTGGAAGATAAAATAGTAAAAGTGAAAATGAAGGCAGGTGATCTGTTAATTTTCAATAGTACGGAACCTCATGGTATAAGACCCAATAAATCAAAAGATAAAGTTCGTATAGCGCAGTACATTTCAATGATGCCAGCAGAGCCTGAAAATGAAGAAATGCGTCATTGGAGAGTCAATTCTTGGAAGAACAAAATAGCCCCAGAAGGGTATGCATTTCCGGGTGACCCACGTAAATGGGAGCAAACCAAATATGATACTGCTAAATTATCACCTTTAGGAGAGAAATTACTAGGGCTAAAAGACTGGTAG
- a CDS encoding helix-turn-helix domain-containing protein — MKIELETIDPASKSPFRLLHDPKLSHLFYWHFHPEYEIVYIEGANGTRHVGDHISEYEETDLVLIGSNIPHLNFDYGVKTSYREEVLHIKPSFKSTFVDPIPELKNLNRLLDLSRYGIAFHGETKKVVGELLKELHTLKPFEYFMAIMNILKRLSQSNEFELLHKKPYKNKYSKKEQSRIRDIYALIDERYQGKISVDEVAKFCNLTKPAFCRYFKKATGSTFIEFLNQYRISQSKRLLLTGKNVSETCFECGFESLSYFNRTFKKVTGENPSAFKKRLQRD; from the coding sequence ATGAAGATTGAACTAGAAACCATTGACCCTGCATCTAAAAGTCCGTTCAGACTATTACACGACCCCAAGTTGAGCCATCTATTTTATTGGCATTTTCATCCTGAATATGAAATCGTTTATATTGAAGGTGCTAATGGAACAAGACATGTAGGCGATCATATTTCTGAATACGAAGAAACCGATTTGGTTCTTATAGGATCTAACATACCACATTTAAATTTCGATTACGGAGTAAAGACTTCCTACAGAGAAGAAGTCTTACATATTAAGCCTTCTTTTAAGAGCACTTTTGTAGATCCTATACCTGAATTAAAAAATTTAAATAGACTATTAGATCTTTCTAGATACGGCATTGCTTTTCACGGAGAAACCAAAAAAGTGGTAGGTGAATTACTAAAGGAGCTACATACCCTAAAACCTTTTGAATATTTTATGGCAATCATGAATATTCTTAAAAGACTTTCTCAAAGTAATGAGTTTGAATTGCTACACAAGAAACCTTATAAGAATAAATACAGCAAAAAGGAGCAAAGTAGAATTCGTGATATTTATGCCTTGATCGATGAACGCTACCAAGGTAAAATATCGGTTGATGAGGTCGCTAAATTCTGTAATTTAACCAAGCCTGCTTTTTGTCGCTATTTTAAAAAAGCCACGGGTAGTACTTTTATAGAGTTTTTAAATCAATATCGCATCAGTCAATCTAAACGTTTATTGCTTACTGGCAAGAATGTAAGCGAAACATGTTTTGAATGCGGATTTGAAAGCCTCTCCTACTTCAACAGGACCTTTAAGAAAGTAACAGGGGAAAATCCATCAGCATTTAAAAAGAGATTGCAGCGCGATTAA
- a CDS encoding DUF421 domain-containing protein: MEIFDPLSLKTVLQICVAAVFIYLYMMFITRVTGKRTFAKMTSFDFAVTIAMGSILADAVNKPVASLMPAMVSIALLAGLQALFAKLLSSSNAAQKVITNSPILLMKNGAILKENLNKALVSKADLMGKLREANVLQLSQVKAVIFETTGDISVLHSDKPIDIDAVIVEDVKSTV, encoded by the coding sequence ATGGAAATTTTTGACCCACTTTCACTAAAAACCGTTTTGCAAATATGCGTAGCTGCGGTTTTTATCTATTTATACATGATGTTCATTACACGGGTAACAGGTAAAAGAACATTCGCTAAAATGACCAGTTTTGATTTTGCCGTTACTATTGCCATGGGATCTATCTTAGCCGATGCGGTCAACAAACCTGTTGCAAGCTTAATGCCCGCTATGGTTTCTATAGCATTACTTGCGGGTCTACAAGCTTTATTCGCTAAGCTGTTATCATCGTCTAATGCAGCACAAAAAGTAATAACCAATAGCCCAATTCTTCTAATGAAAAATGGTGCCATTTTAAAAGAAAATTTAAACAAAGCATTGGTAAGCAAAGCAGACCTAATGGGAAAACTTAGAGAGGCAAATGTTTTACAATTGTCACAAGTAAAAGCAGTTATTTTTGAAACTACTGGAGATATATCGGTTCTTCATTCAGATAAGCCTATTGATATTGATGCTGTTATTGTAGAAGACGTTAAATCTACCGTATAA
- a CDS encoding NAD(P)H-dependent glycerol-3-phosphate dehydrogenase, producing MNENAKFAVLGGGSWATAIVKMLTNNQEKIGWYMRNTDAIAHIKTQKHNPNYLTSVEFKTEQLVLTSDINEAVNYADVLIFAIPSAFLVGELEKLTVSLKDKIIFSAIKGIVPESGLIVGEHFHNTYEIPFENIGVITGPCHAEEVAMERLSYLTIACADTEKAELVANNLASNYIKTSISKDIIGTEYAAMLKNIYAIAAGIAHGLGYGDNFQSVLMSNAIREMKRYTKRIHKIDRNINKSAYLGDLLVTGYSIFSRNRMFGNMIGKGYTVKSAQMEMSMIAEGYYAAKSAYNIKENFTKKVKTPIIDAVYKVLYENKNPKKVFLDLTDQLD from the coding sequence ATGAACGAGAATGCGAAATTTGCGGTTTTAGGTGGTGGAAGTTGGGCTACGGCTATTGTGAAAATGCTGACCAATAACCAAGAAAAAATTGGCTGGTATATGCGTAATACCGATGCAATTGCCCATATTAAAACTCAAAAGCACAACCCAAATTACCTTACTTCTGTAGAGTTTAAGACAGAACAATTGGTGTTGACAAGCGATATTAATGAAGCTGTTAATTATGCCGATGTTTTAATTTTTGCAATACCTTCTGCTTTTTTAGTTGGTGAGTTAGAAAAACTAACGGTTTCGTTGAAGGATAAAATCATCTTTTCAGCAATTAAAGGTATTGTTCCAGAATCTGGATTGATAGTAGGCGAGCATTTTCATAACACGTACGAGATACCTTTTGAAAATATTGGTGTTATTACCGGTCCTTGCCATGCTGAAGAAGTGGCTATGGAACGATTATCTTATTTAACCATTGCTTGCGCAGATACTGAAAAGGCAGAATTGGTTGCCAATAATCTTGCCAGTAATTATATTAAAACCAGCATTAGTAAAGATATTATTGGTACTGAATATGCTGCTATGTTAAAGAATATATATGCTATAGCGGCGGGTATTGCACACGGATTGGGTTATGGAGATAACTTTCAGAGTGTATTAATGAGTAATGCTATACGTGAGATGAAACGGTATACCAAACGCATTCATAAAATAGACCGTAACATTAATAAATCTGCTTATTTAGGCGATTTATTAGTAACCGGTTATTCTATTTTTAGCCGTAATAGAATGTTCGGTAATATGATCGGTAAAGGTTACACCGTAAAAAGTGCTCAAATGGAAATGAGTATGATTGCCGAAGGATATTATGCCGCCAAAAGTGCTTATAACATAAAAGAGAACTTTACAAAAAAGGTCAAAACTCCTATTATTGACGCTGTTTATAAAGTTCTCTATGAGAATAAAAATCCTAAAAAGGTGTTTCTTGATTTAACCGATCAATTAGATTAA